The Seriola aureovittata isolate HTS-2021-v1 ecotype China chromosome 16, ASM2101889v1, whole genome shotgun sequence genomic interval TTGCTCCAGTTGTCTTAAATATCTCTTGCTCTAATTCATTTATTGCCTTGTTACTCCACCCTCTCCTAACAGTGattaaatgctttttaaattCAATCATGCTAAATTTAGTCAGCAAAGATAAACGATTTGAGGATGATGATTGCATTAGGCCTACCCGATGTTTTCATAATGAACTTATGAAACACccagctctctctgctcccctgTCTTGTGTGAGGGTAATGGACATGTTTTGggctgtgtttgttctttttctctctttaaattAGCCTGATAGCTGCAGGCTAAATTAGCATTTCTGAGGAATGGCTTAGTGGCACCGCTCTGATTAAAACTCATTTATCTGCATTAGCTTTCAACACCGTACACAGCAGTTATTAATATGAGCATAATTCCATTGAAGTGCGGAGAACAAGCTGAGGGAAATGACATAGGGTACACCATGCGTAAGATGATTAAGCATGTTTTCTCACAATTAATTACAGATtaagtgtgcatgcatgtgtgtttgtgtatgtgtgtctttcaTGGATTAGAAGCTTCTTACTCAAGTGCTCCTCGGAGCATATGGCTCATGTTATGATTTAAGAGCATACAGACAATATTCGACCTCTAATCAAATGCTTCACTCCCTGTCTAGACCTGTGCACGTTGTGGTAATTATGATGGACatggcagctgctgcagcttgaCTGTATCACTTCATCTGAGCATCATCATTCATCAGAGCATTTGGAGCAAATATAACTGTTGTTTGCCTAAGAAACAAATCTCACTTTCTCACTCACTGAACGATAACACGGAGACCAATCCTCTGGCATTTTCTCAAGCACAGCATGTTCTAAAAACAAATGGAATTTAATTCCATCTCTAAAAATTTgttgtcagacaaaaaaaaaaaaaaacacattctaaATCAAAACCAACAAGTTTCGTCCACAGAGTCTCATGCGTCCACTGTCCAAAACTAAGAGTGCTGAGCTGTTAATGTGCCTCATGTGGCCTGTTTCAGTGAGAACATCTGCTTTTAAGAGCTGCAGAGCTCTTAAAAGCAGACGGTGTGATCTTGGCTTCACAGAGCAGCTTGTAAGAGTCAAAACACACTGAGGGGGACATCTTGATTATGTTTCTTTGGCAGGATTTTGTAACTGTTTCGCACAGTTGCAGATTTTGAATATGATGATGGAACGCTTCCAAGTGTTAAGTCCATACAAGACTTGGTCACTGATTTAATAAGATTATCTTCACTGGATGttgaattcatttttatagACTTATTTAATTTGTTGCACAGCATGACCACACATTAGCAGGCTGCCATGTAGGCAATGAAGCAGAGGTGTACAAATAAGCAATTTGAGACCTTTGGGAAGAGTGACGCACTGGGACTGAATTACTAAAGAGGGCTGGATATGAAAGAATGATTAAGAAGGATTAagcatattaaaaatattaccTCACTACAGGGGGTCAAATACCTTTCATGTAATAAAAGATTGCATTTTGATTTTGCACAAACAAAGAGTAACCGTATCAACTAAAgcctaagattttttttattttgactgtttATTCAATGTAATGAAGGTTCATCCATCTTggtattttaaatacattttataagaAAGTGGTTCCTGGAGTTGTTCTTTCTTTTAGGCTTAATTTGTCCATTTTCCTTTCTCCAGGCCTACTCCCAGAATTCCACTGCCATGCCGCCTGCCGCAGCCTTAATGTCCCCACCTGCCGACCTGTACAACCGGACGCAGTACTGCAAGTGGCCCTGCGAGTGTCCCAAGGTGACCCCTTCCTGTCCGCCGGGCGTGAGCCTCCTCATGGACGGCTGTGACTGCTGCAAGGCTTGCGCCCGGCAGGTGGGCGAGGTGTGCAATGAGGCAGACACGTGCGATTACCACAAGGGACTGTACTGTGACTACAGCTCGGACAAGCCTAGGTACGAAAaaggagtgtgtgcatgtaagtgtcactcaccaaaaccaacaaaacaaacaagtgttcTTGCACAGTGGGGAATCTTCTCTAATGTGATGTGTTAGGTTCACTTTCCACACCGGATTTGAGGGGAGCAGGTCCACACTGGCtgacatagatagatagatactttatttatcccctggGGATCCCCCTTgggtataaataaagtatctatctatctatctatctatctatctatctatctatctatctatctatctatctatctatctatctatctatctatctatctatctgtgttTAGTAACAACACAGGCAGAATAtcaatgcattttaatgttgacCAGTGGATACCACACACAAGCCATTCTTTCACCTTCTCTGACTTTTGTTTATGTTAGTAGTCTGTAGTTGCATGACAGACACTTTGCTGCTGAATGGAAATCACTCTGAATACAGTGACAACAGTTGCATCTCCACAAATGTGAAGTGACCCATATTACAAAGTCCATATGGAAGTGAAGTGTGGTTCAGAGCTGTAATAACATGAtcatcattttgtattttactgctttttatCTTTCACAGcatctttgtcatttttgtgaatgCAACCGAGCCTCTACTGTTCGTCCTATCATAGTGATCATTGCTGCTCATGCTAACTATATTTACGACATACAAACTCTTTAAATGGTTTGAGGTTTTAATCACTGATGTTTGATATCAACCAGCAACACAAAGTAGAAAATTATTAAGTTATTCATCCTGAAATGTCAGATTTGTACTTCTAAGAATATTTTCATCTGTAACTGTTTAGATCATAAATGCCAAGACATGAATACAGCTTCCAAGAGTTTGTGCTTTGCCCTGCATGTCTCtataatacagtatgtgattgGCTGTCATTCCTTTCCAGATATGGTGGGAACGGGCTGTGAGCATGATGGTGTGATCTACCGCAACGGGCAGAGCTTCAAGCCCAGCTGTaaataccagtgtgtgtgtgtgaacggtGCCATCGGCTGTGTGGCTCTGTGCACAGAGTCCCAGCCTCCCCGGGTGTGGTGCCAAACCCCACGCCGGGTCAAAGTCCGGGGACAATGCTGTGAGCAGTGGATCTGTGATGAACCCAAGAGAGGGCGCAAGACGGCCCCGAGACATGCAGTAGAGGGTAGGACACCTTGGATATATGTAGTAGGAGGGGACACATTGTCATTCCTTTATAAGTACGGTTATATAAACTAATTATCAGGTGAAGGTTTTAAATAACTCCTGTAATCTGGAGGATAGTTAATTTTTCATGAGTAGATAGAGTTCTGTTGACAACTTCATGCAATCAGTTGATGACATTGTACATGTAAAAAAAGGCAGCACTGAagttcttatttttatttttatagaaaaaaaagtcaatagtGGATGTGATTGGGCTCGAGAAGTAAAATAGCAGCAGCTGTGCTTGAAATTGGCAGTCAGAAGTCTGTAGTCCTGTGTAGTCCAGGAGAGGATAATGAGgattgtgtggtgtgtgtgtgtgtgtgtgtgtgtgtgtgtgtgtgtgtgtgtgtgtgtgtgtgtgtgtgtgtgtgtgtgtgtgtgtgtgtgtgtgtgtgtgcgtgcgtgcgtgcgtgcgtgcgtgcatgagtgtgtgcaggGACAGACCAATCCTTTCCTGTGGAAGCCCTCACACTGTTTTTGGGTATCATCCAGTTTCCAGTCATTTAGTGCAGCGGTGCTGTGAGCCATGGAGGGAGGAATATGAATGGAGATCTCTTTGTGTTGCATAATAAAATAAGTCATATCCAGGATGCTAGGAAAACACACTTTAGggatttacatttaaaacaaatacagtaccAGGGGGATGCAGTGTGCCTTTGCTTCTCATGGTAACAAGGACGTAGGTTtatatatgcttatatatgCAAGCTAACCCTGGCAGGTTGCTAGCAGgagtaaaatgataaaatgatggaTATATAAAGgtatgagt includes:
- the ccn4a gene encoding cellular communication network factor 4a, translated to MSWLLVWILTAGGIQQAYSQNSTAMPPAAALMSPPADLYNRTQYCKWPCECPKVTPSCPPGVSLLMDGCDCCKACARQVGEVCNEADTCDYHKGLYCDYSSDKPRYEKGVCAYMVGTGCEHDGVIYRNGQSFKPSCKYQCVCVNGAIGCVALCTESQPPRVWCQTPRRVKVRGQCCEQWICDEPKRGRKTAPRHAVEAFPAETRSWHKNCITQTTSWSPCSKTCGRGLSMRISNANEQCELIKESRLCNLRPCEVDITKHIKPGKKCLNIYREDQPSNLTISGCTSKKEYRPKYCGVCTDERCCIPYKSKTIDVEFECPNGTGFTWKMMWVQACFCNLSCKNPNDIFAELESYYGYPEVMN